Part of the Rhodohalobacter barkolensis genome, TCTTCTGAATAAAGTTTGGGGAGATAATATTTACGTAGTTGATCGAACCGTGGATGTTCATGTTCGAAAAATCAGAGAAAAGCTTGGCGATCACTATATTGAAACAGTAAAAGGAGTGGGTTACCGTTTCAAAGATTAAATTTTGGATCCATTGAGAAAGAACTTTTTTTCTGCCATATCTCTGAGAACAGCAGGAATCTCATCTGTTGTGATTGCACCAACCATTTCACTGTTGATTTGGTACATCACCGAAATGAACTCCTTTGAAACACTTCTTCTGTTTGTTCTTCTTTTTGGAGTAGTGTTTACGATTATCTATTCCATTTCAGCTTATCTCCACAATTCAAGGTTGAACCAGTTAACCCGCATTGTTAAAAACATTTCTCAAAAGCAGTTTGAGGAGTATGACGATATAACCATCCAGCAGGAAGATGAACTTGATGCGCTATTAAAACAGACCATCAGAGCCAGTAAAATGGTGGAGAAGGAACTTGAACGACTAAATAAGATTGAAAATTATCGAAAGGAGTTCATCGGAGACATCTCACATGAACTTAAAACACCGATATTTGCAATCCAGGGATTTATTGAAACACTTCTGAACGGAGCGGTTCACGATGATGAAGTGAATGAGGTTTTTCTCCATAAGGCGATGAAAAATGTGAATCGGCTCACCTACCTTACAAAAGATTTGATGGAAATTTCCAGACTTGAAACGGGTGAGTTAAAGTCGAACATGCAGGAGATGTTTTTGCGCGATGTGGTTCTGGATGTTGTTGAAAATCTTCAGTACAAAGCAGATAAGGAAAAAATTGAGCTGATTGTTCATGATTTTGATAAAAATATTCAAATCAGGGCCGATCGGAATCAGATCAAACAGGTGCTTATAAATCTCATCGAAAATGGGATCAAGTATAACAAGGTGAACGGCAGGGTCGAAATCGGCCTGAACAGCCTGAAGGGTGATAAAATTGAGTTGTTTGTAAAAGATACCGGAATCGGAATTGATCCGAATGACATTGCCAGGGTTACAGAGAGATTTTACAGAGTTGATAAATCACGCTCGAGAGAGAAAGGAGGGACAGGACTTGGGCTGTCTATTGTGAAGCACATCATAGAAGCACACGGCGAAAAATTGAGTATAGAAAGTAAACCGGACGAGGGTTCCACATTTCGGTTTACGTTGACCAAAGTTTCTCACGTTTCAGTTTGATCACCTTTTTTCTACCTTTCTGATCTATTATTGAGAACTAAATTTATTTTACATGATCTATGCTGTAGTAATGGCCGGGGGATCCGGAACCCGGTTTTGGCCTAAAAGTACCAAAGCACTGCCGAAACAGTTTTTAAATCTCTTTGGCAGCGATACAATGATTCAAGAGACCGTAAAACGCCTGGAAGGATATATAAACCCGAAAAACGTGCTGGTTGTCACAAATGATAACTATGTGCCCATTGTGGAACAGCAACTTCCGGATGTCAGGAAAGATCATATCATTGGGGAACCGGTCGCTAAAAATACAGCACCTTGTGTAGCAGCGGCTGCCGCGATTTTAAATAAGTTGGATCCCGATTCTGTAATGGTTGTTTTGCCGGCCGACCATCAAATCACCCAAAAAGAGAACTTTCTGGATGTACTGAAATCTGCAGTTGAAACGGCACAGACGGAAGATTCCCTGGTAACCATTGGCATTGAGCCCAATCGTCCCGAAACCGGCTATGGTTATATCTGTTATGATGCTGATAAAAAACTGAGTAAATCCGGAAACCCTGCCTACTCTGTAAAAAACTTTACCGAGAAGCCAGACCTTAAAAAGGCAGAAGATTTTTTGTCGTCAGGAAATTATTTATGGAATAGCGGGATGTTCATTTGGAAGACGGAAACGATCCTGAATGCATTTAAAAAGTATCTGCCCGATGTCTTTAAATTGACTGAGAAATTGCAAAAATCAGATCTGACGCAAGAGGACATCAGTCAGTTTTATTATGCCTGCCCATCCATTTCTATTGACTATGGAATCATGGAGAAAGCTGAAACCGTGCATGTTGTTCCCGGAGAGTTTGGATGGAATGATGTTGGGAGCTGGACTGCAGTTCATGAACTCTCTGAAAAGGATGAGAATTTAAACGCCTACGGTAATACAAAGGTATCCATACACAATTCGGGTTCAAATCTGATACATACCGAAAGTGGCAAAATTGTTTCACTCGTCGGTGTTGATAATGTAGCCGTGGTAGAAACGGATAAAGCTATATTGGTGGTTAACCTGGAGAAAGCCCAGGGGGTAAAGGATGTAGTGGAAGAATTGAAATCAAACCCTGACTTGAAAGAGTATCTCTGATTGAATCAGATTGTTATTTCCATCTGATCGTAGGCAAGCTGAACATGCGATGGGAGCTGCTTGTTCGATTCTTCATGATCCACATAGCTATTCATGTGTATCAGGTAAGTTTGGGGGATATTTAGCTCATCGGCTATTTCTACCGCTTCGGGAATAGTTAGATGTGTCGGGTGCTCGGGCTGCCACCTTAAACCGCTCAGCACCATGACTTTACTTCCTTTGACAAGTTCCTTGGTTTTATCAGGGATGGATTTTACATCAGTCATATAGGAGAAATCGTTAATCCGATAGCCCTGGACGTTTATTCTGCCATGATTGTAAGGCAGGGGAGTGATCTGAAGATCACGAAACTTGTGAGCTTCATCGATCACCGACATATCAACTGAAGTTGATCCCGGATATTTATTATCGCCAAACATGTAATCGAACCGTTCCTGAATGGATTGAAGGGCCTGGCCGGATGTGTAAAGAGGAATAGGACCTTGCTGTGCATAGTTAAATGCCCGCAGATCATCGAGTCCCGCAACATGGTCCATATGTTCGTGTGTGATCAAAACCAGGTCGATCTTTTTCACTCCGGATCGAATTGTTTGAATTCTAAACTCAGGCCCGGTATCAATGATTACCGATGTTTGATCGGTTTCAATCCAAACGGAACACCGTGTCCGTTCATTTCGGGGATCACCGCTGATGTGTTCTGAACCGAATCCGCCGGCAACAGGGACACCCATGGAAGTTCCGGTACCTAAAAAGGTGCATTTCATCATTCCTGAACTTCCTCTGTTATATCTTCTTCACTGAAACGGTCGAGCCGTTCCCACATTTTTTCCAGTTCTTTGCGTACTGCGGGTTTGATATAAGTTTCATCAGGATTGAGACTCTTTAACACTTTTGCAAGGATTGCAGCCTGAGATTCCGTAGGTTTATTTTTATTAATGACGATCAGTTTTTCACCTTCAATAACACATTGGTCCCCGCGAAATGCTCCTCTCTCTTTGCGGATGGTATACCCGCCTTTTTCACAGAGAGACTCCAGCTCCATTAAAAATGTTTCTGTTTTCATTACAGTGTAATCCCGATTGAAATTGAGTGGGAAGTATAATCGTAATCATTTTGATCACCATCAATATCATATCTCCTGAAATCGAAATGGTAACCTAAAGCAATTCCTCTTTGACCAATTACATTTTTGATGAGCAGCTGAGTAGCACCATCAAACCGGAAAAGGTTACCACCAAACAGGCTGCCCTGAGAAAAACTGAAACCATAGTTTGGTGTCGCTTTCAATGTAAAATCAAAACGCTCTGACAATCTAGCCGCTGTTCGAATACCCGAACCGACTATAAATGAACTTTGCTGAAATTCAGAATCTGTATTGTTTTGTTGAACTCTTTTTAAATCCGTTGTGATTTGTATTGGAAGCTGTAATAGAAAATTTCTCTCTTCACTCGAATAAATATTCAGATTGTTATGCAGCCTTCCTGCTATATTTACATAGCTGTTGTTGTTCATCCCCGTAACAGAGCCGCCCAGCCCCAGCCCGATATCTATTCCGGGACTTTCAAGTCTAAATCTTAATATACCGTCGTCAAAGCTGTAGTCATCAATATCAATCAAATTGCTGTTTCGGTTGTCAAATTCTCCGATTTCCCAACCGATGCTGATTGTCGTTTCTGTACCAAGTAATTGTTGACGAACAGGGGAGGAGTCGTCTACCGAAAACATTTGTGCAAATCCACTCAATGGAAATGCTAGTAATATCAGTGCAAATGAGATTAATTCTTTCATGGTTTGTAAATTTCAGGGAATGAATTTCTAAATCGTAATGGTTTAACAGTAAAACAAATGTAGCTATCTATGAAAACAATATCTTTAATAATTGGTTCACTCTTATTTATGGGACTATCCACATCTCAAACAGTTTATGATTTCAGTTTAGAAACACTTTCGGGTGAAGAAGTATCTCTATCTCAATTTGAGGGAAATGTACTGCTTATCGTAAACACGGCATCCGAATGCGGTTATACCCCACAATATAAAGAGCTTCAAGAGTTGTACGAAGAGTATAACGATCAAGGCTTCTATGTATTAGGATTCCCTGCAAACAATTTTGGCGGACAAGAACCGGGGTCTGACGAGGAGATTGCTCAATTCTGTGAAATGAATTACGGAGTAACCTTTCCCATGTTCACAAAAATTTCTGTTAAAGGAGATGATCAGCATCCATTGTATAATTATCTGACACAAACAGATAACCCGGATTTTACGGGTGAAATTGGATGGAATTTCGAAAAATTTCTTGTTGACCGGAACGGAAACGTCGTCAGAAGATTTAAAAGTAATGTAACTCCAATGGGTGAAGAACTCACAAGCGCAGTAAAAGATATAATTTAACAAAGAGCTTACATACATCCCATCACCATCCCGATAAAGGGCTACAGTTGAACTTGTAGCCCTTTTATTTTTTATAAAAAAGTTTCATTCTTTCTTGACTTCGTATCGGAAGGCTCCCTATATTTAAATCTGTTCAAAAATGGAACATGGTCCGGTAGTTCAGCTGGTTAGAACGCCTGCCTGTCACGCAGGAGGTCGCGAGTTCGAATCTCGTCCGGATCGCTTAAAAGCTGCTCACATCGTGAGTGGCTTTTTTTGTTTGTAGAAGGTGGTTATTACCTGTCTCTGATTTCCACCGATATGCGAAAAATTTGTTACTTCAGCCCTAACTTTTGGATCCTTGCCTGAAATTGTTTGATGGCATATTCCAGGAACCACTCTTTCTCTAAACCAAAAGGGACTTCTTCGTAAGGTTCAAATATTTCGTGAATGATATTTGTGGCGTCATTGAGTAGGGTGGTTAGCTCTTCTTCGGCATAGTGTGTTAACTTGGGATTTTCATCAAGTATTCTGTTTATCAGAAATAAACCGTATGCAATGTGACGGGACTCATCCATTTTTAATTTAGTGATACCTTCTCTAAGACCGGGCAAGAGATCTTCTTTTTCGAGCATATTATAAAAAGCTGCATACCCGGTCTCTGCCAATGTGCCCTCAACAATCATATTATAGGTAATGGATGCTTTTAGTATACTTTCCGGAGAATTATCAACGTGCAGCTGGGCCATGGCTCGTGGTAATTTTTCGTAGAAGATGACCTTATAAAAGGGTTTATGATATTTTGTCGGATCAGGTATCTGATTAAGTACGTTGTTCTTGTAGAGAGAAAAGAATTCAACATGTTTAGCTTCTTCCCATAAAAAAGAGGTCAGATAGATCTCCTCTTCTAACCGTCCTTCCCTGGCAATAATATTTATTAAGGGAAGTAAGTCTGTAGTAACGGCTTCTTCTCCGGCCATAAAAATTGATATCAAATGATAGATAATCTCCTTTTCTTCATTGGATAGATTTTTCCAGTGCTCTTTATCAGTAGGCAAATCAATTTCCGATGGATTCCATATCCCAAACTGTTTAGCTTTTTGGAAAAGTTTCATTGGGAAGGAGTCATGATCCAAACCGGAGGAAGTGGTTTTGTAGTGTGTTTTACTTAAAACCTGCTCAGTTTTATTAACAGGAGAGTGCTCTTTATGCTGAGTTCCATTTTGAAGTGCAGGTGCGCATTCAATTAAGGTCATCGCAGCTTTTCGCTGAGTGGATAATAAAACCAAGCTTCCTTTTTCTAATTTCACTTTTCCCATCATGATCTGCTTTGTTGGATCACTTTTTTGTTCAATAAGTTTTATCCATGTTTTTTCTTGAGCTTTTAAAATAATATCTGATATGTCCTCATCTTCTTTAGTTGCATACCGGATGGATTCACACTTCCCATAATTTAAATCTAAGTAAATCCCTTCAGCCTCAAAATTTTTCAAACGGTCTGGCAGAATGTCAAACTTTAGAATAACAAACGTATTCCAGTTTTTGCCGTGGTGAGAATAGGTGTCACTCTCATTAAGATTATCTTTCCAATCATTCATCCACTGTTGTGAAAAATAACCTGTATCTGTTTGTTTCTTCTTTTTAAACCACATGCTTTCAATTTTTGAAATCTTTTATAGATAGCCTTCGTTTACTCATTTGAATCTACAGATCATTCAATGATTTAAAAATTCCGTAAATAACGGTATTTTTAAAGTCTGAAGAAAATCCGATAAAATTAATAAATAAAATAAAATCAAATAGATATGAATAGTTTGTATCCCACATATGATGTTATAGTAGTGGGAGCAGGGCACGCAGGCAGTGAAGCTACAGCTGCAGCTGCTAATATGGGAGCGAAAACACTTCTTATTACAATGAATTTGGATGCTGTGGCAAAGATGTCATGTAATCCTGCTATGGGAGGAGTCGCTAAAGGTCAGCTGGTTCGAGAGATTGACGCTTTGGGCGGTCAGAGTGGTATTGTTAGTGATCGCAGTGGAGTACAGTTTAGAATGTTGAATAGAAGTAAGGGACCTGCTATGTGGAGTCCCAGGTGTCAGAGTGATCGATCGCTCTACTCAAAAATCATGAGAGAGAACCTTGAAAAAATTGATAACCTATTTTTCAGACAAGATAATGTTGTAGACATTCTTACCGACGATGACGGCAAACATGTTAAAGGTGTTGTTACTCAAACGGGACAAACTTTTGAATCTAAATCCGTAATTCTAACTAGTGGTACTTTTCTAAATGGAGTGATTCATATTGGTGAGTCACAATATGGAGGAGGGAGATCCGGAGAAAGGGCTTCTGTAGGAATATCTGCTTCTTTGGAAAAACTTGGTTTTGAAGTGGGTCGGTTAAAAACCGGAA contains:
- a CDS encoding sensor histidine kinase, producing the protein MRKNFFSAISLRTAGISSVVIAPTISLLIWYITEMNSFETLLLFVLLFGVVFTIIYSISAYLHNSRLNQLTRIVKNISQKQFEEYDDITIQQEDELDALLKQTIRASKMVEKELERLNKIENYRKEFIGDISHELKTPIFAIQGFIETLLNGAVHDDEVNEVFLHKAMKNVNRLTYLTKDLMEISRLETGELKSNMQEMFLRDVVLDVVENLQYKADKEKIELIVHDFDKNIQIRADRNQIKQVLINLIENGIKYNKVNGRVEIGLNSLKGDKIELFVKDTGIGIDPNDIARVTERFYRVDKSRSREKGGTGLGLSIVKHIIEAHGEKLSIESKPDEGSTFRFTLTKVSHVSV
- a CDS encoding mannose-1-phosphate guanylyltransferase — encoded protein: MIYAVVMAGGSGTRFWPKSTKALPKQFLNLFGSDTMIQETVKRLEGYINPKNVLVVTNDNYVPIVEQQLPDVRKDHIIGEPVAKNTAPCVAAAAAILNKLDPDSVMVVLPADHQITQKENFLDVLKSAVETAQTEDSLVTIGIEPNRPETGYGYICYDADKKLSKSGNPAYSVKNFTEKPDLKKAEDFLSSGNYLWNSGMFIWKTETILNAFKKYLPDVFKLTEKLQKSDLTQEDISQFYYACPSISIDYGIMEKAETVHVVPGEFGWNDVGSWTAVHELSEKDENLNAYGNTKVSIHNSGSNLIHTESGKIVSLVGVDNVAVVETDKAILVVNLEKAQGVKDVVEELKSNPDLKEYL
- a CDS encoding MBL fold metallo-hydrolase → MMKCTFLGTGTSMGVPVAGGFGSEHISGDPRNERTRCSVWIETDQTSVIIDTGPEFRIQTIRSGVKKIDLVLITHEHMDHVAGLDDLRAFNYAQQGPIPLYTSGQALQSIQERFDYMFGDNKYPGSTSVDMSVIDEAHKFRDLQITPLPYNHGRINVQGYRINDFSYMTDVKSIPDKTKELVKGSKVMVLSGLRWQPEHPTHLTIPEAVEIADELNIPQTYLIHMNSYVDHEESNKQLPSHVQLAYDQMEITI
- a CDS encoding glutathione peroxidase translates to MKTISLIIGSLLFMGLSTSQTVYDFSLETLSGEEVSLSQFEGNVLLIVNTASECGYTPQYKELQELYEEYNDQGFYVLGFPANNFGGQEPGSDEEIAQFCEMNYGVTFPMFTKISVKGDDQHPLYNYLTQTDNPDFTGEIGWNFEKFLVDRNGNVVRRFKSNVTPMGEELTSAVKDII
- a CDS encoding R2-like ligand-binding oxidase; the encoded protein is MWFKKKKQTDTGYFSQQWMNDWKDNLNESDTYSHHGKNWNTFVILKFDILPDRLKNFEAEGIYLDLNYGKCESIRYATKEDEDISDIILKAQEKTWIKLIEQKSDPTKQIMMGKVKLEKGSLVLLSTQRKAAMTLIECAPALQNGTQHKEHSPVNKTEQVLSKTHYKTTSSGLDHDSFPMKLFQKAKQFGIWNPSEIDLPTDKEHWKNLSNEEKEIIYHLISIFMAGEEAVTTDLLPLINIIAREGRLEEEIYLTSFLWEEAKHVEFFSLYKNNVLNQIPDPTKYHKPFYKVIFYEKLPRAMAQLHVDNSPESILKASITYNMIVEGTLAETGYAAFYNMLEKEDLLPGLREGITKLKMDESRHIAYGLFLINRILDENPKLTHYAEEELTTLLNDATNIIHEIFEPYEEVPFGLEKEWFLEYAIKQFQARIQKLGLK